Proteins from a genomic interval of Triplophysa dalaica isolate WHDGS20190420 chromosome 13, ASM1584641v1, whole genome shotgun sequence:
- the lrp11 gene encoding low-density lipoprotein receptor-related protein 11 — MLLSALICSVLLCVTSATRSSPTSDLTSKISGVEELLEEFRKQLQQDESDSGVDDEDGDVCVSGFAVAEERIIRASASIEQGASFLSAPPRVFSWRDCVHACCSHPRCTDAIIQEDLKQPDDSLRCYLFNCTYRGRNVCSFSFQPGFSTYSRANSTRPIEPVTDTASRRPSHGSEELQDLDEPPRSDAGQDLVVQLPTDWAVLDGRDSTDDHGIAHYQWTLVKGDSSVRMKVTHPGLLKLGGLREGMYTFQITVTDTAGQKSSDNVSVSVLAPAPNAEVCTGHCSRYQFMCDDGCCIDIGYACDGKQHCPDRSDENFCQNFDSSHKSSPPSRLGPDIQTETAAQQPSSKIQTPDIPYKPEQRYATSNQDPCLLPPVVGPCKGVFPRWYYDSVTGQCLHFQYGGCKGNHNNFLQKSDCVNECLQKPSVTKEQATATPSLGMKTYTSAVVTVKEEKHPSPFLVRQNSLPVSKVHRLMEGHPPPESGAILPLALGLIISILLLLMVICRLWLVRRKLKKALPLTTEESDYLINGMYL, encoded by the exons ATGCTTTTGTCGGCGCTCATCTGTTCTGTTCTTCTCTGTGTGACGAGCGCGACTCGATCCTCTCCGACATCCGATCTCACATCCAAGATATCGGGCGTGGAGGAGCTGCTGGAGGAGTTCCGCAAGCAGCTCCAGCAGGATGAGTCGGACTCCGGAGTGGACGATGAGGACGGAGACGTCTGCGTGAGCGGCTTCGCGGTGGCGGAGGAGCGCATCATCCGGGCGAGCGCGTCCATCGAGCAGGGCGCCTCGTTCCTGTCCGCGCCGCCGCGGGTGTTCAGCTGGAGGGACTGCGTGCACGCCTGCTGCTCGCACCCGCGATGCACGGACGCCATCATTCAGGAGGACCTGAAGCAGCCGGACGACAGCTTACGCTGCTATCTGTTCAACTGCACGTACAGGGGCAGGAACGTGTGCTCGTTCTCCTTTCAGCCCGGGTTCAGCACCTACAGCCGGGCGAACAGCACCAGACCCATCGAGCCCGTCACCGACACCGCATCCCGGAGACCATCGCACGGGTCAGAAGAGCTGCAGG ATTTGGATGAGCCGCCCCGCAGTGATGCCGGACAGGATCTTGTGGTTCAGCTCCCGACAGACTGGGCCGTGCTGGACGGCAGAGACAGCACTGATGATCACGGCATCGCACATTACCAATGGACTCTTGTCAAAGGAGATTCCTCTGTTCGCATGAAG GTGACTCATCCGGGTCTGCTGAAACTCGGTGGTCTCAGAGAGGGAATGTACACCTTCCAGATAACTGTGACTGACACAGCTGGACAGAAGAGCTCTGATAATGTGTCCGTAAGCGTCCTCGCACCAGCGCCAAATGCAGAAG tgtGTACAGGTCACTGTTCTCGCTATCAGTTCATGTGTGACGACGGCTGTTGTATTGACATTGGTTACGCCTGTGATGGGAAGCAGCACTGCCCTGATCGATCAGATGAAAACTTCTGCCAAAACT ttgACAGCAGTCATAAATCCAGCCCCCCCTCTAGACTTGGACCGGACATACAAACTGAAACAGCAGCCCAACAACCATCCTCAAAAATACAAACCCCTGATATCCCCTATAAACCTGAACAACGCTATGCGACGAGTAACCAAG atcCCTGTTTATTGCCTCCAGTGGTCGGCCCGTGTAAAGGTGTTTTTCCACGCTGGTATTATGATTCTGTGACAGGACAGTGTCTGCACTTCCAGTATGGCGGCTGCAAGGGAAACCACAACAACTTTCTGCAGAAATCCGACTGTGTCAATGAGTGCCTTCAGAAACCAT CAGTAACAAAAGAGCAGGCGACCGCGACTCCATCACTTGGCatgaaaacatacacat CAGCCGTAGTGACAGTCAAGGAGGAGAAACATCCATCTCCTTTTCTGGTGCGTCAAAATTCACTTCCTGTATCTAAAGTACATCGCCTAATGGAAGGACACCCTCCTCCCGAGTCAG gtgCCATTCTTCCTCTGGCTTTGGGTCTGATCATCAGCATTCTGCTGTTATTGATGGTGATCTGCAGACTCTGGCTTGTGCGCCGTAAACTGAAGAAAGCTTTGCCTCTCACCACAGAAGAGTCTGATTATCTTATCAATGGCATGTATTTATAG